In the Paenibacillus pabuli genome, one interval contains:
- a CDS encoding copper amine oxidase N-terminal domain-containing protein, with product MKRITVLLMFFMFSLVSVAYAQEREIKDIQLMPSKIEAKVGDKIDFDVALIYDEKNMMTSVDYPFLGNHIALSKTDYTITKPHLLNLLSNGMLKVTGVGSSKVTVKVGNIEKSVIISGSLDDAVDGGYIKNGVTLLPMKEVFKALGGSVTYVAQQDSFTIKVGTTLITLPKSGTKATLDGEPLTLKSPLLIQNGVTLFPASLLSDALDGILVYNANAKKMEISIDKGKMAVNIEPSQKQNSGTSVTSTKGKLYAVAATGDMMGWSILKGHPYEKSIRVYFKVSGSSVQIHTKDIRKVDLNKKVTWTDLDGKKHTNTIKQLYVVFGKLSNEYTSEILYKMFGKTYSDWIFASSVNAERYVDQYLEQKGLIESPGSNITLLPETEVY from the coding sequence ATGAAGAGAATAACCGTTTTATTAATGTTTTTTATGTTTTCACTTGTATCGGTTGCATATGCCCAGGAGCGCGAAATTAAAGATATTCAGCTTATGCCTAGTAAAATCGAAGCGAAAGTTGGCGACAAAATTGATTTTGATGTTGCTTTGATTTATGACGAAAAGAATATGATGACCAGCGTGGATTATCCCTTTCTAGGTAATCATATAGCACTCTCCAAAACAGACTACACGATAACCAAACCTCATTTACTCAATCTCTTGAGTAATGGGATGTTAAAAGTGACGGGGGTGGGTTCATCAAAAGTCACAGTTAAGGTAGGAAATATTGAGAAATCGGTTATCATATCAGGCAGCTTGGACGATGCCGTTGATGGGGGATATATAAAAAATGGTGTTACTCTTCTTCCGATGAAAGAGGTATTCAAGGCCTTAGGAGGGAGTGTTACATACGTAGCTCAACAGGATAGCTTTACGATAAAAGTTGGTACTACCTTAATAACCCTTCCGAAAAGCGGAACAAAGGCAACTTTAGATGGGGAGCCATTAACGCTCAAGTCACCACTTCTTATTCAGAATGGCGTAACTTTGTTTCCTGCTTCTCTTCTCTCGGATGCTTTGGATGGAATATTAGTCTATAATGCCAATGCCAAGAAGATGGAAATATCTATAGATAAAGGAAAAATGGCTGTTAATATCGAACCATCTCAAAAACAAAACAGTGGAACATCAGTGACTTCAACTAAGGGAAAACTTTATGCAGTTGCGGCTACTGGGGATATGATGGGATGGAGCATTCTTAAGGGGCATCCCTATGAGAAGAGTATACGTGTTTACTTTAAAGTGAGCGGATCGAGTGTTCAAATCCATACTAAAGATATTCGTAAGGTCGACCTAAATAAAAAAGTAACATGGACAGATCTGGATGGTAAAAAACACACAAACACTATAAAGCAGTTGTATGTTGTTTTCGGGAAGTTAAGCAACGAATATACAAGTGAGATACTATACAAGATGTTTGGGAAAACCTATTCCGACTGGATTTTTGCATCTTCAGTAAATGCAGAAAGATATGTTGATCAGTATTTGGAACAAAAAGGATTAATCGAATCACCAGGGAGTAATATTACGTTGTTACCTGAAACCGAAGTTTATTAG